In Candidatus Ancaeobacter aquaticus, the sequence CCGAATAAATATGACAGGCTTGTGCAAAATGCAACAAATCTAAAATGCAGTAAATGGTCAAGCACTCTTAAAGGGTATCGTAGAATTCTGTACAGAAATTTTCTTTTAACAATGAAATCTCCCCTTCCTGAATCCGTTTCATATAGATATTGAGGATAAAAAAGTTGGATATAACTTGAGCCCATGCCGTTACGAAAAAATTTTCTTATTATTTTCCCAAACGTTTTTGGTGGCAAATGGTAAAAGTGCGTATTTGGGACTAAAACAATTTTATAGCCGGCATTTCTTAATCGTACTCGTAAATCTGGATCTAAGCCTCTTATAATTTCTTCTCTTTCAGCACCTACCTCAAAAAAAACTTCTTTAGGCAAAATACAGCAACCATGACAAACAAAATCACTTTCTGTCACGGTCTCTACTATCGGTGATGTATATCTGGGTATTTCAAGCATTACACGTTTTTGTATCCAATTTGCTTTATCCCAAAC encodes:
- a CDS encoding glycosyltransferase: MTTTNTPKISIIIPTIDGDRDGMLPNLLEQIKEQTYKNCEVILKVGDNRQGRAINNGAKEATGKYIVIMDDDIILGDSDVLEKLVHVAEEDKAIGMAGASLAVWDKANWIQKRVMLEIPRYTSPIVETVTESDFVCHGCCILPKEVFFEVGAEREEIIRGLDPDLRVRLRNAGYKIVLVPNTHFYHLPPKTFGKIIRKFFRNGMGSSYIQLFYPQYLYETDSGRGDFIVKRKFLYRILRYPLRVLDHLLHFRFVAFCTSLSYLFGFIYGYITYGIKGNPDTTR